The Pseudomonas oryzicola genomic sequence TGATCCCATCATGGCCGTTGCGCGAAGGAAAAGAAAGCAGGCTAACGAATTATCGTGGGCAAGTGCCCGCTTGCGGGATGGCAGCAGATACTTCGCGGGTAAACCCGCGAAGCAGCCGGCCCAGCCACGCAAAATGGCCAGGCCTTGCTTTAAATCAGACCAACACACCCTGGCTACGCAGGTAATCGTCGTAGGTGCCGCTGAAGTCCACCACGCCATCGGCCGACAGCTCGATGATGCGGGTGGCCAGCGACGACACGAACTCCCGGTCGTGGCTGACGAACAGCAGCGTGCCAGGGTAGTTTTCCAGTGCCAGGTTCAGCGCCTCGATCGATTCCATGTCCAGGTGGTTGGTCGGTTCGTCCATGACCAGCACGTTTGGCTTCTGCAGGATCAGCTTGCCGAACAGCATGCGGCCTTGCTCACCACCGGAGATCACCTTCACCGACTTGAGGATCTCGTCGTTGGAGAACAGCATGCGCCCGAGGGTGCCGCGGATCACTTGCTCGCCGGAGGTCCACTGGCCCATCCAGTCGAACAGGGTCATGTCCTCTTCGAAGTCGTGAGCGTGGTCCTGGGCGTAGTAGCCCACTTCGGCGCTGTCGGTCCACTTCACCTCGCCCTTGTCCGGGGTCATTTCTCCGACCAGGGTACGCAGCAGGGTGGTCTTGCCGATACCGTTGGGGCCGATGATCGCCACGCGCTCGCCGGCCTCGATGGTGAAGCCCAGGTCCTTGAACAGCACCTTGTCGTCGAACGCCTTGGACATTTTCTCGACGGTCACGGCCTGGCGGTGCAGCTTCTTGGTCTGCTCGAAGCGGATGAACGGGCTCACCCGGCTCGATGGCTTGACCTCGGCCAGCTGGATCTTGTCGATCTGCTTGGCGCGCGAGGTGGCCTGCTTGGCCTTGGAGGCGTTGGCCGAGAAGCGGCTGACGAAGGTCTGCAGCTCGGCAATCTGCGCTTTCTTCTTGGCGTTGTCGGCCAGCAGTTGCTCGCGCGCTTGGGTAGCGGCGGTCATGTATTCGTCGTAGTTGCCCGGGAACAGGCGCAGCTCGCCATAGTCCAGGTCGGCCATGTGGGTGCAGACACTGTTGAGGAAATGCCGGTCGTGGGAAATGATCACCATGGTGCTGTTACGCGCGGTGAGGATGTTTTCCAGCCAGCGGATGGTGTTGATGTCCAGGTGGTTGGTCGGTTCGTCGAGCAGCAGCACGTCCGGGTCCGAGAACAGCGCCTGGGCCAGCAGCACACGCAGCTTCCAGCCAGGGGCCACTTCGCTCATCGGGCCGAAGTGTTGCTCCAGTGGAATACCCAGGCCCAGCAGCAGTTCACCGGCACGTGATTCGGCGGTGTAGCCGTCCATTTCGGCGAACTCGGTTTCCAGCTCGGCGACGGCCATGCCGTCTTCCTCGGTCATTTCCGGCAGCGAATAGATGCGGTCGCGTTCGGCCTTGACCTTCCACAGCTGGGCGTGGCCCATGATCACCGTGTCGATCACGGTGAATTCCTCGTAGGCGAACTGGTCCTGGCGCAGTTTGCCCAGGCGCGTATTCGGCTCGAGCATGACCTGGCCGGCGGACGGCTCCAGGTCACCGCCGAGGATCTTCATGAAGGTCGACTTGCCGCAACCGTTGGCGCCGATCAGGCCGTAGCGGTTGCCGTTGTTGAATTTGACGGAAACGTTTTCGAACAGCGGCTTGGAGCCGAACTGCATGGTGATATTAGCGGTGGAGATCAAGGAGCTTACCTATCAATAACTTACGTGGCTTCTTCGCAGCTACGGATCAATTTCGGACCAATTTGGAGCTTTTCCAGCTCCTGCCAGTCGTTGGACGAGTTAATCCAGCGCGCATAAGTCGATAAGAGCATCTGCACGCTATGCCCGAGCTGTTGGGCGATAAATGCGGGATTGAGACCAGACATTAAGCATATTGTCGCATAGGTGTGGCGGCAGTTATACGGGGGGCGGTATCTGATCCCCAAACCTTTAAGGATCGGGCGCCACTGATGGTGCAGATCCGACGTCTGCTTGACGTGCTCCCCATTCTTCCCAGGTGGGAAGACGAACGGCGATTCGGTGAATTGTCCTTTGCCCATCCTGCGGCGCTCTGCGTACTGCTTGGCGAACTCCAAGGCGTGCAAGGCCCTGTCGTTGAGCAACACAAACCTATCCTTCCCTGTCTTCGTCCTTTCCTCGACTACACCGAGCGCGATCGTTCGCCGCACGTGGGCTGTCTTCTTGGTCGTATCGACTGCATCCCATCTCAATGCCAGGCCTTCGGACAAACGTAGGCCAGTGAAAAACATGAACTCGAAGAACGCTGCATAGATCTGGCTCGGCCAGTGAGGGTGCTTGTACAGCTCGGCAATGATCAGATTCGCCTCGTCCAAGGTAAAGGGATCAACCTCTTTCCTCGAGCGTGCTGGCAGCTGTATGGCTTCAGCCGGGTTCCTGTGATCAGACCGTCCAGTACCGCTGAGCGCAGGATGGTTGACAGCTTCACCATCGCATTGCGTTTGACCGACGGTGAAGTCCAGGTGATGGAGGCGACGATTCGCCTCAGGAGCGTCGACGTTATCAGGTCAATACGCACCAAGGCGAGGTGGGGCACCCAGTACAGGTTCAGAGTGCCCTTATAGTTCAGCCTGGTGCCGGCTGCGATCTCACGACTGTCCAGCCACAACTGGGCGTACTCACCGAATGTTGGAACGCCGCCCACGACAGCGGCGGAACTGGGGAACAACTCCGCGTACTTGTCATGGTCGAGGAGGTTGAGCTTGATCAGGCTGTTTACTTTATCGCGAAGCTGGGATGCAGCCTTGATGCCTTTTTGTGTCGGGGGGTAGGGAAGGGTCTCACTTCGGCGAGTACCTTCCCACATGAACCTGAGCCGGAGCGAGCCATAGTGGACGTCGATGCCAGGGGGAATCCATTGGCTTTCCAGCCATTCGTCATACCTCTTTTTGCTGTAGATGATGCGTCCGCCATGCTTCATCCAGACGCCCTCGGGGATCGCTCCTCGTAAGCGCCGGCCTTCCAAGGCGCGTTTGGTGCAGCCGAGTAAGTCGGCCATTCGCTGTTCGGTGACTTTGTCGACGTCACCGGAGCTTTCGGTTTCCATGGGATGGTCTCCACGCCGCCGGTGGCGGCAGGTTGGTGGTCAGGCCAGCAGCACTTCGCGCACGACTTCCCAGAGTCGAGCGGCGGGCCATTGGTAGCGGTCAAAGTCTGTGTCCGGTTGGACACCGTAGCGGCAGGTGGAGTGGGCACCTTCCGGGAACTCGGCATCCTTCCGCATGATGGTCGCTACCCGGCCGTAACCACCTGGCTC encodes the following:
- a CDS encoding ABC-F family ATPase; the encoded protein is MISTANITMQFGSKPLFENVSVKFNNGNRYGLIGANGCGKSTFMKILGGDLEPSAGQVMLEPNTRLGKLRQDQFAYEEFTVIDTVIMGHAQLWKVKAERDRIYSLPEMTEEDGMAVAELETEFAEMDGYTAESRAGELLLGLGIPLEQHFGPMSEVAPGWKLRVLLAQALFSDPDVLLLDEPTNHLDINTIRWLENILTARNSTMVIISHDRHFLNSVCTHMADLDYGELRLFPGNYDEYMTAATQAREQLLADNAKKKAQIAELQTFVSRFSANASKAKQATSRAKQIDKIQLAEVKPSSRVSPFIRFEQTKKLHRQAVTVEKMSKAFDDKVLFKDLGFTIEAGERVAIIGPNGIGKTTLLRTLVGEMTPDKGEVKWTDSAEVGYYAQDHAHDFEEDMTLFDWMGQWTSGEQVIRGTLGRMLFSNDEILKSVKVISGGEQGRMLFGKLILQKPNVLVMDEPTNHLDMESIEALNLALENYPGTLLFVSHDREFVSSLATRIIELSADGVVDFSGTYDDYLRSQGVLV